One window of Phoenix dactylifera cultivar Barhee BC4 chromosome 5, palm_55x_up_171113_PBpolish2nd_filt_p, whole genome shotgun sequence genomic DNA carries:
- the LOC103704613 gene encoding RNA-binding KH domain-containing protein PEPPER-like, with protein MAATPTDTADNNGAAALEQSPEAEAPAVEATEVEEEAPEPEEASDSAAEEASDSAAEEAPDSAAEEASPATTAEPETETAPAQTQGGESKRWPGWPGDNVFRLIVPVLKVGSIIGRKGELIKKLCEETRARVRILEGALGTSDRIVLISGREEPDAEISPAMDAVLRVFKRINGITESGGDGATPASAAPACSVRLLVASSQAINLIGKQGSLIKSIQEGSGATVRVLSGDELPFYATTEERIVEIQGESLKVLKALESVIGHLRKFLVDHSVLPLFEKSYNAPVTQDRPVDAWADKTQSLIHAPQQPVIGNDYAPPLKRESLFLDRESQLDPQIPRSGLSLYGQDPALSGLRASGLGRGGALVTQITQTMQIPLSYAEDIIGVGGGNIAYIRRTSGAVLTVQESRGMPDEITVEIKGTSSQVQVAQQLIQEFIAGHKEPLTSSYGGLDTGLRSSYSQLASTAYPSSSFASQSHGGYGSSGLGGYGGYRL; from the exons ATGGCGGCGACGCCCACCGACACCGCGGATAACAATGGCGCTGCGGCCTTGGAGCAGTCCCCGGAGGCCGAGGCCCCCGCTGTTGAGGCCaccgaggtggaggaggaggcccCGGAACCGGAGGAGGCCTCCGATTCAGCGGCGGAGGAGGCCTCCGATTCAGCGGCGGAGGAGGCCCCCGATTCAGCGGCGGAGGAGGCGTCCCCCGCCACGACCGCCGAGCCGGAGACGGAGACGGCGCCGGCGCAGACGCAGGGCGGCGAGAGCAAGAGGTGGCCGGGGTGGCCTGGGGACAACGTGTTCCGCCTGATCGTGCCGGTGCTGAAGGTGGGGAGCATCATCGGCCGCAAGGGGGAGCTCATCAAGAAGCTCTGCGAGGAGACGCGGGCGCGTGTTCGTATCCTCGAAGGGGCTCTTGGCACCTCTGACCGCATT GTTCTGATATCTGGAAGAGAAGAGCCAGATGCAGAAATATCACCAGCAATGGATGCTGTTCTAAGAGTATTTAAACGTATCAATGGTATAACAGAAAGTGGGGGCGATGGTGCTACCCCAGCTTCTGCTGCACCTGCTTGTTCAGTTCGGTTATTAGTAGCATCATCTCAAGCTATTAATTTGATCGGGAAACAAGGTAGCTTGATCAAGTCAATTCAAGAGGGTAGTGGTGCCACAGTACGGGTTCTTTCTGGAG ATGAATTGCCATTCTATGCAACCACAGAAGAAAGAATTGTAGAGATACAGGGCGAATCCTTGAAGGTTCTCAAAGCACTAGAATCAGTAATTGGGCATCTCCGGAAGTTTTTGGTTGATCATAGCGTGCTTCCTTTATTCGAAAAGAGT TATAATGCGCCAGTCACTCAAGATCGTCCGGTGGATGCTTGGGCCGATAAAACACAGTCCTTAATCCATGCGCCGCAACAACCGGTAATTGGAAATGATTATGCTCCTCCGTTGAAGCGGGAATCTCTGTTTCTAGATCGTGAGTCTCAATTAGATCCACAAATTCCACGGAGTGGACTGTCATTATATGGACAAGATCCTGCTCTCTCTGGGTTACGTGCTTCGGGACTGGGGCGTGGTGGTGCTTTAGTGACTCAG ATCACCCAGACAATGCAAATTCCACTGTCATATGCGGAGGACATCATTGGTGTAGGAGGAGGAAACATAGCATACATCCGCCGCACTAGTGGAGCAGTACTTACTGTTCAAGAGAGTAGAGGAATGCCTGATGAGATTACTGTTGAAATCAAGGGCACTTCTTCACAAGTTCAGGTTGCTCAACAGCTCATTCAG GAATTTATAGCTGGACATAAAGAACCACTAACAAGCAGTTATGGAGGTCTTGATACTGGCTTGAGATCAAGTTATTCTCAGTTGGCAAGTACAGCTTATCCATCATCATCATTTGCATCTCAATCACATGGTGGTTATGGGTCCTCTGGATTAGGAGGATACGGCGGCTATAGGCTTTAA
- the LOC103704614 gene encoding expansin-like B1, whose amino-acid sequence MAFTLTFSCLLSLFFFFPMLSSSQSTFTRSRATYYGSPDCSGTPRGACGYGEFGRSLNGGDVGAVSRLYRNGTGCGACYQVRCTHPQFCNEDGVKIVVTDYGQGDNTDFILSARGFAKLARSNMANELMAFGVIDVEYRRIPCRYPGYNMMLQVTQHSKFPNYLALIVIYQAGQKDILAVELWQEDCQEWKRMRRAYGGVWDMANPPRGQMNARILTGDDGGQSWVALNGVIPSDWKAGVAYDTAIQLA is encoded by the exons ATGGCCTTTACTCTTACCTTCTCTTGCCTActatccctcttcttcttcttccctatgCTCTCAAGCTCCCAGAGCACCTTCACTCGCTCGCGCGCAACCTACTACGGTAGCCCGGATTGCTCGGGCACTCCAA GAGGAGCATGCGGGTATGGTGAGTTTGGTAGAAGCCTTAATGGCGGCGACGTCGGGGCTGTTTCTAGGCTGTATCGAAATGGCACGGGCTGCGGCGCATGCTACCAAGTGAGATGCACCCATCCTCAATTCTGCAACGAGGATGGTGTGAAGATTGTGGTCACTGACTATGGTCAGGGGGATAACACTGACTTCATCCTGAGTGCCAGGGGGTTTGCTAAGCTTGCAAGATCAAACATGGCTAATGAACTGATGGCTTTTGGTGTGATAGACGTCGAGTACAGGAG GATCCCATGTCGATACCCAGGATACAATATGATGCTTCAGGTCACACAACACAGCAAGTTTCCGAATTACTTGGCCCTCATCGTAATCTACCAAGCAGGCCAGAAGGACATATTGGCCGTCGAATTGTGGCAG GAGGACTGCCAGGAATGGAAGCGGATGCGCAGAGCCTATGGTGGAGTGTGGGACATGGCGAATCCTCCAAGGGGCCAAATGAATGCGAGAATTTTGACGGGTGACGACGGCGGCCAGAGTTGGGTCGCGCTGAATGGTGTCATCCCCTCAGATTGGAAGGCAGGGGTGGCGTATGACACGGCCATTCAGCTAGCCTAA